A window of Bombus terrestris chromosome 4, iyBomTerr1.2, whole genome shotgun sequence genomic DNA:
GTGTCACGCGGAATTGTAAGCGTCGAATATGCGTAGAAAAGTTGCGGGAGCAGGAAACGTTACAGATTTCGAGCGACATGTATTATTGATGCGAAGATGCCATCGAGTAGTttgttttctttccttcttgttttttctcttttcttccattCTAGCCACGAAGGAAACCTAAACAATGCGGCATCCAATGTATTACAGATTCGGTACGAACGAAAGTTCATCGTGTCGAATACGATCCTATCGGTGGTTCGCGTTTGCAAAATTAGCAGAGACGAGAAGCTGGTTCGCAGCACGGATAGCAAAGGTCAGCGTGTAACCCGCAATAATTACAAGTCTGGTACATTATGCACGGTCGGCCGAATGCGGAAGGAACGTCAGGTCTCCGGCGTCGAGGCTTCGAGAACCGAGTATATGTATACTAGAAGGGGACGCCGCCTTCTTCCATTAATCTCGCGGCAATCGAAATTAGCATAATTGACGGAGCGGAGAATAGCGGCCTGTTCGACTCTGAAACGCCATCTCGTATAATCTCTCCATATATCTCACTCAGTGTTTTCCGATAAAGCACGCATCCGCGAAAGGACCATCGACCTGACAATCGTCCATGCCATCAAGAACCAAGTCCGAGAAGTCACGGAGTATCGTTCGAAATTGATTCGAAAGTTTCTTATAAGATTCGCCAAATTATTCCCATATTTCTGTCGAGTCTTAAACGTAACGATTctgtttttaattgtaaaaattaaacgCAAAATCGAAATGTACTTCGActtaaaatttctactttttCCGGATGTGCCTCTCGCGTTgactgtctctttctctctgcctaTTCACGAGCGCTCATCTTCTCGAGCAAGACGTATCGACACGGATTTTTTTCCGCGTCAGTCATTTATCAAAGCCCTTCGTTCTCTCCACCGTCTCCTTCATTCGATACACGCGAACCTAGAGACGAGGATTTAGGCAAAGAGACGAGACGAACGCGGGAAGAGAAGGATACGGGAAAAAAGAGCAACGTTTTTCCTTCTTCGTCCTTCCTCCTATTCGTTCTCCGAAAGGAAAAACGTTGCTTTCGTGGAAGATGAGAAAATCCTCGAATCTTGTGTAACggagtagtagtagtagtacgGTACCGATAGAACACTTTGAAAGAAAAGGTGAGAGAGGTCGCGAGCAAGAGGCGGTCTCTATCTATCATTGCCTCGCGGGTTTCGCATCCATCTTCCTTTTCCACCACGATCCGCCTTGTTCTACTCCCCTCGAGCCTCTCGCGCATCCTCTTCCGCCATACTGCGCCATTATTCTCTCCCTTTTCCGTCTCTCTGTCTGCCTATCCGTCGATCCTTCTATTCCAACGTGGTTTTATCTCGAGCAACATTCGAGTCGAGTAAAATCTTGAAGAACCGACGATTCTCTCGGTTGAATTCTTACTCCACAACTGCAAAGCTCGCATAGACTCCGCAAGGTAGATACAAGTCATGAACTTTTGTTGGCGCTTAACGAAACAAAGGCGGCCACATATTGCGTTAGTTTGTGCGTTATGCGGAGACAAAAGGAAATTCGAGAATAGGGAAACAACCGCAGAGAGACACAGAAACAACACAGACTATTTTTATACCGTGGTGTCAAGTCTGTTCTCAAAATCTGACCGCTATAGTCCTATTGTACGACTGAAATTATTCCAGTTAACCTGTTTAACAAAGAAACCACCCTTCGCCCTACGTATATAGGCCTGAGCTACGGTTATATTTAGGGTTCACGCGTATGCAAATACCAGGCTACAGCGTCCGAGAATGCAAATCCATGGCAAACGAAAGATAAGCGCTGAATCCCTGTGATCGATCGGAAGAAACGTCGCTCcagtttaatttattaattacgctCCGTGGAGAGAAAGGGCGCAGGATCGCAGCAGCCGGactataaaaataacaacgaCACGCGCGCGATAAATACAGCATGCCGTAGCGAAACAAGAATACACGCCGAGAACCATCATCGGTATAACGAGGGCGGCTTTTAATCGAGCGAAAAATACAATGTTTGCGCTGCGAATAGACCTCGATGCTAGGTTCGATTTCCTAACGACACCTTTCGCTAGGTGGAAGCGGTGGTCAGAAAACAGTATATCCGAGAAATGCAGCGATTTCAACGTAAACTTTTAAAATTCAGAACAAATTCTGCGCCATCCTTTATcaataaattttacgatattccTATCTAAAAATACTTATAAACCGATCTCTGTTCATCGTATAACGTATCTGCCGGATGAATCGCGACTTCTTTCCGGTTAACGATCCCTATTACGAAGTTAAACGGCTACAGAACGGCAGTGCAACCAGGCCTACCTGGCAATCGGgcaaaatattatttgcacGAACGAATGCAGCCGAACTAGAATGCATATCAAACTGCAGTTCAAGTTTAGCCATTCGTGAATGTTCGGTAAAAATCGGACGATACCGAATCTACACGGCCCATAAACCGGCCGCGACTACTTTTCCCCTTTCGTCTTAGCACCACCTCATCCCTCGTACGAAGTAGGTCCAGACCTATCCTATCAAATTTCGATGTTCTAAACGCACAGTGGACCTTTCGCTATACATTTCGTTATCGATGTCATGGGCACGGTGTAACTAATATACGCGAGTCCAACAGTTCCGATTCCATCTTCTTCCGATCGTACAAAGTCGATAACCGATAAATATTCATACACGAGGATCAGGTTGGCGAAATATTGACGACGTTCGAGGAGTTTAAGGAGCTGACGCTTAAGTAGAATCACACTGAGTACGACCGTCGTAGTCGAGATCTTCAAATTATCAAACGGACAAACAACCGATTCTAAAACATTCCAGACGTAATCATAGAAGAGGTCATTCAACTTTCAAACGTGACCATCTTACACGCGtgacaagaaagaaaaaaggaaaaagtgaaGGCAGTGACGGAAGCAAAgaaaagaggaggaggaaaataataaagtaagaatATGGGAGAAGTATGTCTGTATGGCAGGAAAGTTATTTGTACGACTCACCGAATATAAATACCAAAGTTGGGTCGAAAAGTCACCAGTAGAAGATCTGGCAGTGTATTGAGTCAATACATATTTTCCTTCCCCACCCCCGGAACACCGAAGCCATTGTCACCGATCGACAtaaatcttgaaaatttcacGAATTGTCGCGGTCGCTCGAAAGTCCATAACCACGAGACACGTAggaatcgttcgatcgttcgtttCGAACTAAGTTTCGTTAGAAATTGATACGTCgttagaaagataaaaaatcgaATAAAGATGAACATGGTAGAAGAATACGTGAACGCGAGCAAGTCTCAGTACCGTGACGCATTCGACATTATCGAGGAATTTAAGAAAGAGATGTCCGAGATGAGGGGGAAGTGCATCGACATCGGTTGCGGACCAGGGGACGTTACGAAGAAGCTGATCCTACCTAGGTTGTCACTGGAAGCGGAGCTAGTAGGTAAAGGAACAAGGAGAAAAGGATGGTTGAAGTATGGTCCAGACATTGCAAATGTTTGCAGGGGCAGACATATCGAAGGCGATGACCGATTACGCAAGGCAGAAGTACCAGGGCGAGAAACGCTTGTCGTTCTTGCAATTGGACATCGAAACCTTGGCTTTACCTAACGAGGAATTAGCCCAATATAGCAACGTACTGTCCTTTTATTGCCTCCATTGGTGTCAAAACTCTTGGTACTGTTTGCCCCTAACTCTTCTACTTAATTATTCTATCGTGCAATTTAACGTTCATCGTTGTTGAATTTAGGAGGGCCTTCGACAATATTTACAAGTTACTGCGACCAGGAGGAAAAGCTCTGGTTATGTTTCTGGCTTGGAATGACGGTTTCGATGCCTACATGAGGATTCACGAGAACCCACGATACAAACCATATATGGAGGTAACGCGTCTAATaatattcttcgaataattcaaattttctgAATAACTCAGCGAATCGCTCTCGTTTTAGGACGCAAATCGCTTCGTGCCTTTTTTCCATCGGTGCAAAGATTCCCGAGCGGCATTAAGGAAGATGCTGGAGGACGTAGGCTTCGAGATTCTACACTGTAGCAGAAGAGAAAAAAGCTTCGTTTACCAGAACATGcaaatattaaaacgtacagaatcGTAGTGTATTGGTCaagtatcgtaattatataattaaatcgcGTTTCCTAGCTGGCGATAATAAAAGGAGCAAAGGAGCTTGAATAGCTGGGATCAAGAGCAAAGTAACGGAAATATAGGTTGAAAAGGaggttacacgttgtaaaaGCGGATCGATCATTGTTGCAGGTCATATGATTGCGGTTAATCCCTTCATCTCGCGGATCCCTGATCACCTCAAAGAGGAGTTCGAGAATGTGGTAGTGCGCGAAGTAGCGAGCCAGAAGATCCTATTCCCGAACAAAAACGACAACGGTCAACAAGAATATAGTATTTTGGATAGATATCACATTCTTGTGGCGTATGTAAAGAAGCCTGTCGACACATGCTGAAAGATTCGTTAGGAATTTTGTTTTACGCGATCACGAGGATGAGTGTTTATCATTGTATCCGTCGTTATTAATAAAACAGGTAAAATGGTAttattgattttgtaatttcattgaTTCTGTGACTGTCGTCGACGACAATGGTAGCAGGACAAGGGAATATCAAAAGGAGAAGCGATTCAAGGCACAAGTAACAACACGTATTGTTTCTATCACGCTAATCTTTATTGTACGCTATATTCTTTGATTTTACAATACGGTACAGCCATTTATAGAATATCGTTAAAATTCATATATCGTCATACGGATATAAGTGggtttgttattattttttgtttttttgttttacagTGCTTACGATATCCATACAGGGAATAACAATTTTACTAACACTTCTTCCTAAAAAATACACGCAAGTTTATAAGTCAGTTGACATCGATTGTTTCGGTATTACGACGCTTCCTCCAAGTCCGAACAAATTTAATCACCATACTAGAAACAAGAAGAATATCGATGCGGCGTGAATCGCCAGGATTTCGTTTCACGCGATTCGGCAAAGAGTTCGACTCGTCGCGTGGATGTTCTACTCGTTTACTCGAGAGAACAACGGTCGCGGATCATTCGACGAGAACGGTACCGAAACTCTATATGGAAACAACTCGAGATTAACTGTCACGGACTGAAACTGACCGTCGTGAATCAGAGATCGATGTCGGTTAAAAGTTTCAACGTGCAGCATGTCTACGACGTTGTCTCTATCGCGTTTACATCTATAACGCGGACCTATGCTTAAGCGAGAAACAATGTAAATGCGTCGAAATCGAAAAATATCCCAAAATATAGGAAAACAGTCCAAAGGGGGAACGATAACCGATAAGTCGCGGTGGCGATAACACGCGACTCGACAGAAAGGTGgaagtaatatacatatatgtaaaaaaCGACTCAAAAAAGTCTTATCGTTACGGAAgatctggtgcgaatttttcaccGCGACGAAAAGGTTGATCGTCGCGTGAACAACTAGCGGAAACGGAGAGCCAGTTTGAGGAGTACGCGACAACTGTCGAATGAAGCTTTCGACAAACCCATAGATCGCGGGGACACGTCGATATCGTGACAGATCAACCAGAGAATAGAACACAGACAACGGTATaaggaaacaaaaagaatgAAACACGTCCGTGCGAATCGATACGTAGCTGGCGTTCCGCGGATTGAAAGAGATGTGCGTCGCAACGAGATTCTACGGCATCGCGGCTAGCCATCGATTACAGATAGTTTTCGACTCGCGGATCGATGCTGTTCAATCTTGCTTAAAATACCTATCGAGTCCACGTTTATAGGATATTACGCGTAGTATTAAAGGAAATCAAGCACGCATTTACTTGAGTCTATGAACATCGTAGAATTTAAGCCTGATCGCTTATCGTTATTTCGACCGTAAAGGAAACATAGTACGACGAATACCGAAGAATACGAGACGAAGACGCGCGAATAAATCAAAATCGATGGCCAGAATCGACGTGGCTCCAGTGGTTTTCGTATTTGCGATTGATTATATTGAATAATCAAGTGCTTTCGTATTCAAAGATCTTAGAAACGAGATTCTAGGTTGAAATGGAAAACCGAACCGAAAGCTTG
This region includes:
- the LOC100649865 gene encoding juvenile hormone acid O-methyltransferase encodes the protein MNMVEEYVNASKSQYRDAFDIIEEFKKEMSEMRGKCIDIGCGPGDVTKKLILPRLSLEAELVGADISKAMTDYARQKYQGEKRLSFLQLDIETLALPNEELAQYSNVLSFYCLHWCQNSWRAFDNIYKLLRPGGKALVMFLAWNDGFDAYMRIHENPRYKPYMEDANRFVPFFHRCKDSRAALRKMLEDVGFEILHCSRREKSFVYQNMQILKRHMIAVNPFISRIPDHLKEEFENVVVREVASQKILFPNKNDNGQQEYSILDRYHILVAYVKKPVDTC